A stretch of the Synechocystis sp. PCC 7338 genome encodes the following:
- the sir gene encoding sulfite reductase, ferredoxin dependent yields the protein MVTTPTAAPRKPSKVEGIKERSNYLREPLATELLNDANYFTDDAVQILKFHGSYQQDNRDNRVKGQEKDYQFMLRTRNPGGLIPAQLYTALDDLSKTHGNQTLRVTTRQGLQIHGIVKKDLKMAIATVVNNLGSTLGACGDINRNVMAPAAPFRDKPEYGYAWDYANKVADLLSPQSGAYYEIWLDGEKVISGEEAPEVKAARQKNLHGTNLDDPKEPIYGQQFMPRKFKISVTVPGDNSIDVYTHDISLVVITDRHGELRGFNVLAGGGLGRTHNKEETFARAADPIGYVGKDDVYDLVKAIVATQRDYGDRHNRRHARMKYLLADWGVEKFRKQVEKYLGKPFQSFKPLPAWRYQDYLGWHEQGDGKLFFGLSVENGRIKDEGDFQLKTALRKVVDEFQLPLRLTANHNILLYEINPQDKMAIEQIFQQHGVVTDPEAIDTLVRYSMACPALPTCGLAVTESERIMPSVNARLRDLLNSLDLPDESIVTRMTGCPNGCARPYMAEIGFVGSAPNSYQVWLGGSPNQEHLAAAYTEKMPLEQLESFFEPLFVFFKQSRKAKESFGDFCHRVGFTALREFSQSYTVPTKGNKNRKNQRRVSLSDEMYAQLKARSERDNCPMNQIVQEALTAYLGT from the coding sequence ATGGTAACCACCCCCACCGCTGCCCCCCGTAAACCATCCAAGGTAGAAGGCATCAAGGAAAGAAGCAATTATTTACGGGAACCCCTGGCCACCGAACTGTTGAATGATGCGAATTATTTTACGGATGATGCTGTCCAAATTTTGAAATTCCACGGTTCCTACCAGCAGGACAATCGGGACAATCGGGTTAAGGGCCAGGAAAAGGATTATCAGTTTATGCTCCGCACCCGCAATCCGGGGGGATTGATTCCGGCCCAACTCTACACCGCCCTGGATGATCTGTCCAAAACCCATGGCAACCAGACTCTCCGGGTGACCACCAGGCAAGGTTTACAAATCCACGGCATTGTCAAAAAAGACTTGAAAATGGCGATCGCCACTGTGGTGAATAATTTGGGCTCTACCCTGGGGGCCTGTGGGGATATTAACCGTAATGTGATGGCTCCGGCGGCTCCCTTCCGAGACAAGCCCGAATATGGCTATGCCTGGGATTATGCCAATAAGGTGGCGGATCTGCTCAGTCCCCAGAGCGGTGCCTATTACGAAATTTGGCTGGATGGGGAAAAAGTTATTAGTGGAGAAGAAGCGCCAGAGGTGAAGGCGGCCCGGCAAAAAAATCTCCATGGCACCAACCTAGATGACCCCAAGGAACCCATTTACGGGCAACAGTTCATGCCCCGCAAATTTAAAATTAGCGTTACTGTGCCGGGGGACAATTCCATCGACGTTTATACCCACGACATTAGTTTGGTGGTGATCACCGATCGCCATGGGGAGCTACGGGGCTTCAATGTGCTGGCTGGGGGGGGGTTGGGCCGTACCCACAATAAAGAGGAAACCTTTGCCCGGGCCGCTGACCCCATTGGTTACGTAGGGAAAGACGATGTTTACGATCTGGTCAAAGCTATTGTGGCCACCCAACGGGATTACGGTGATCGCCATAACCGCCGCCATGCCCGGATGAAATATCTGTTGGCAGACTGGGGAGTAGAAAAATTCCGCAAACAGGTGGAAAAGTATTTAGGCAAACCGTTCCAATCCTTTAAGCCCCTACCGGCCTGGCGTTACCAAGATTACCTCGGTTGGCATGAACAGGGAGACGGCAAACTCTTTTTCGGTCTCTCGGTGGAAAATGGCCGCATTAAAGATGAAGGGGACTTCCAACTGAAAACCGCCCTACGGAAAGTGGTGGATGAGTTCCAACTGCCCCTGCGCCTCACCGCTAACCACAACATCCTGCTCTACGAAATTAATCCCCAGGATAAAATGGCGATCGAGCAAATTTTTCAACAGCACGGTGTAGTTACCGACCCAGAGGCGATCGACACCCTGGTGCGTTACTCTATGGCTTGCCCGGCCCTGCCCACCTGTGGCCTAGCAGTCACCGAGTCGGAAAGGATTATGCCCAGCGTCAATGCCCGCCTGCGGGACCTGTTAAACAGTCTGGATTTGCCCGACGAGAGCATTGTCACCAGGATGACCGGCTGCCCCAACGGCTGTGCCCGGCCCTACATGGCGGAAATTGGCTTTGTCGGCAGTGCCCCCAACAGTTACCAAGTGTGGCTGGGGGGGAGTCCTAATCAGGAACATTTGGCCGCTGCCTACACAGAAAAAATGCCCCTGGAACAGCTAGAAAGCTTTTTTGAGCCTCTATTTGTCTTCTTCAAACAGAGTCGCAAAGCTAAGGAGAGCTTTGGAGACTTTTGCCATCGGGTTGGTTTCACTGCCCTACGGGAATTTAGCCAGAGTTACACTGTGCCGACCAAGGGCAACAAAAACCGCAAAAATCAACGCCGGGTTAGCCTGTCCGATGAAATGTATGCCCAGCTCAAGGCCCGGTCTGAGCGGGATAACTGCCCCATGAATCAAATTGTCCAGGAAGCCCTCACCGCTTACCTCGGCACATAG
- a CDS encoding adenine phosphoribosyltransferase gives MDLKALIRDIPDFPKPGIMFRDITTLLNSPEGLRYTIDALVEECQSRELVPDHVVGMESRGFLFGMPLAYQMNAGFIPVRKPGKLPAPVHRVEYELEYGKDSLEIHQDAVDPHHRVLIVDDLIATGGTAKATAELLSQLGCEVLGFAFIIELVALNGRQYLPDLPIISLVEY, from the coding sequence ATGGATTTAAAAGCTTTAATTCGGGATATACCAGACTTCCCCAAGCCAGGCATTATGTTCCGGGATATTACTACCCTGCTCAATAGCCCGGAGGGACTGCGCTACACCATTGACGCCTTGGTGGAAGAATGTCAATCCCGGGAACTGGTACCGGATCATGTCGTGGGCATGGAATCCAGGGGGTTCTTATTTGGCATGCCCCTTGCCTATCAAATGAATGCCGGTTTTATCCCTGTACGGAAGCCAGGCAAATTACCAGCTCCAGTCCACCGGGTAGAGTATGAGTTGGAATACGGGAAAGATTCTCTGGAAATTCACCAGGATGCAGTGGATCCCCACCACCGGGTCTTGATTGTGGACGACTTAATTGCCACGGGGGGAACCGCCAAGGCCACTGCGGAATTGCTGAGTCAGCTTGGCTGTGAGGTATTGGGCTTTGCTTTTATCATTGAGCTTGTGGCCCTGAATGGTCGTCAATATTTGCCTGATTTACCAATTATTTCCCTGGTGGAATATTAA
- a CDS encoding MFS transporter has protein sequence MSSFQTLRQLSPSTQKTFALLFASVLMFWLSLTALLPTLPMYAQDVGATKQQVGWIMGSFALGLLGSRLWIGQLVDRRGRKIAIVIGALVVALAPLGYLLTATVGALMAIRAFHGICLAAYTTGYNALVVDLSPPQQRGEIIGYMSLAVPIGMGFGPAMGAYISQTIGYEVLFIISSLLGFISLALALQVREKRSPDQSSAEDVFGDRPRPRSIVKLLTSRSMAVPTLVLLLIGLLFGNLATFLPLFVREIDLASYAGIFYSVAAIASFLPRLFLGPLADTYGRGLFIAGSLICYLLSMVCLAQADNSWELLTAAALEGAGSGILLPTTIALISDRSSLEERGRVFSVCMSGFDGGIAIAAPIMGVLNEIFGYRHVFWLSGGLALAAIMVFGIFSNPTIGRSLKFCIGRSRDLYATPQ, from the coding sequence GTGAGTTCTTTCCAGACCCTGCGCCAACTATCCCCCTCCACCCAGAAGACCTTTGCCCTGTTGTTTGCCTCAGTGCTGATGTTTTGGCTCAGTCTCACTGCCCTCCTTCCTACCCTGCCCATGTATGCCCAGGATGTGGGGGCGACTAAGCAACAAGTGGGTTGGATTATGGGGAGTTTTGCCCTTGGCCTGTTGGGCTCTCGCCTGTGGATTGGCCAGTTGGTCGATCGCCGGGGGAGAAAAATTGCCATTGTTATTGGTGCATTAGTGGTGGCCCTGGCTCCCTTGGGCTACCTACTCACTGCCACGGTGGGGGCCTTGATGGCAATCCGGGCTTTCCACGGTATCTGCCTGGCCGCCTATACCACCGGCTATAACGCCCTAGTAGTGGACTTATCCCCGCCCCAGCAACGGGGGGAAATTATTGGCTATATGAGTTTGGCGGTGCCCATTGGCATGGGATTTGGACCGGCCATGGGAGCTTACATTTCCCAAACCATCGGCTACGAAGTCCTATTCATCATTTCTTCCCTGTTGGGCTTTATTTCCTTGGCCTTGGCCTTGCAGGTGCGGGAAAAGCGTTCCCCAGACCAGTCATCAGCAGAGGATGTTTTCGGCGATCGCCCCCGGCCCCGTTCCATCGTCAAACTACTCACCAGTCGATCCATGGCCGTGCCCACCCTGGTATTACTGCTGATTGGTCTTTTGTTTGGCAACTTAGCTACCTTTTTGCCCCTCTTTGTGCGGGAAATTGACCTAGCCTCCTATGCCGGAATTTTTTACAGTGTGGCGGCGATCGCCAGCTTTTTGCCCCGCCTCTTCCTTGGTCCCTTAGCGGACACCTATGGCCGGGGACTATTCATTGCCGGTAGCTTGATCTGCTATTTATTATCCATGGTATGCCTTGCTCAGGCTGATAACTCTTGGGAATTATTGACCGCCGCCGCCCTAGAAGGAGCTGGCAGTGGCATTTTACTACCCACCACCATTGCCTTGATTTCCGATCGCTCTTCCTTGGAGGAAAGGGGCCGGGTTTTCTCCGTTTGCATGAGTGGCTTTGACGGGGGCATTGCCATTGCCGCCCCAATTATGGGAGTGCTGAACGAGATATTTGGTTACCGCCATGTATTTTGGCTCAGCGGTGGATTGGCCCTAGCCGCCATCATGGTTTTTGGCATCTTTTCCAACCCCACCATCGGCCGTTCTCTCAAGTTTTGCATTGGCCGCAGTCGAGACCTCTATGCCACTCCCCAATAG
- the recO gene encoding DNA repair protein RecO → MSRTYQTLGIVVKGMAFGESDRLVTIFSPEYGLIRAIAPGARKPKSSLRGRTELFVINQFLLFEGKSLDRINQAETQYSYPGLGKNVCNLAAGQYLIELILALGTEASAQASLYELFTEHLRRLETEATAENIYGHLAQALFHCLGAEGFAPQFHHCAITAQTIRPNFYDRQWRVGFSPELGGVVDIRSQGDIGRIPQMRRLTAMELSLLQQLNQAALPNPQQYLPAIAQKNFRVWDWVKAESLMRHYAQRQLGKGFRAAVLLDSMWEVDF, encoded by the coding sequence TTGAGCCGTACTTACCAAACCCTAGGCATTGTTGTTAAAGGTATGGCCTTTGGGGAATCCGATCGCCTGGTGACCATTTTTTCTCCAGAATATGGACTAATTCGAGCCATTGCGCCGGGGGCCAGAAAACCAAAATCCAGCCTCAGGGGCCGCACCGAACTATTTGTAATTAATCAGTTCCTGTTATTTGAGGGAAAAAGTTTAGACCGTATCAACCAGGCGGAAACCCAATATTCCTATCCCGGCCTGGGGAAAAATGTTTGTAATTTGGCGGCGGGGCAGTACTTAATCGAACTAATCCTTGCCCTAGGGACGGAAGCCAGCGCCCAAGCATCTTTGTACGAACTGTTCACCGAACATTTACGACGGTTGGAAACGGAAGCAACGGCGGAGAATATTTATGGCCATTTGGCCCAGGCGTTGTTCCATTGCCTTGGAGCGGAGGGCTTTGCGCCCCAATTTCATCACTGTGCCATCACCGCCCAAACCATTCGTCCTAATTTTTACGATCGCCAATGGCGAGTGGGTTTTAGCCCGGAGTTGGGGGGCGTTGTTGACATCCGCAGTCAGGGCGACATTGGCCGCATTCCCCAAATGCGTCGATTAACAGCTATGGAGCTCAGTTTGTTGCAACAACTCAACCAGGCGGCCTTGCCCAACCCCCAGCAATACCTACCGGCGATCGCCCAGAAAAATTTTCGGGTCTGGGACTGGGTGAAAGCGGAAAGCCTGATGCGCCATTATGCCCAGCGTCAACTGGGAAAAGGCTTTCGGGCCGCTGTTTTACTAGATAGCATGTGGGAAGTCGATTTTTAG
- the pstC gene encoding phosphate ABC transporter permease subunit PstC, with protein MVEGFSPRPEFPPAQGVNITQGNAVNSGLDWGFKQLTRLCSLGVVVILTWIAWVVFADAQPAIAKFGWEFILSQQWDSGEQLFGGLPYIFGSVVSSLIALMFALPLGLAVAVMTSENLLPAPVRVPIAFLVELIASIPSVIIGLWGIFVFIPVLMPLQVALFDYLGWLPIFGTEPFGPSMLAAGLVLAVMIIPTIASISRDILLSVSPSLRSASMALGSTRWETICLVILPSASSGIVGATILALGRALGETMAVTMVIGNSNIISASLLAPGYTIPSVLANQFAEAVDELHIGALMYLALILFVITLGINSLAVLMVATIRRQGEGQ; from the coding sequence ATGGTGGAAGGTTTTTCGCCTCGTCCGGAATTTCCCCCGGCCCAAGGGGTAAACATTACCCAGGGAAATGCCGTTAACAGTGGCTTGGACTGGGGCTTCAAACAGTTGACCCGTCTCTGTTCCCTCGGAGTGGTGGTGATTCTCACTTGGATTGCCTGGGTGGTCTTTGCCGATGCCCAACCGGCGATCGCCAAGTTTGGTTGGGAATTCATCCTCAGTCAACAGTGGGACAGCGGCGAGCAACTATTTGGGGGCTTGCCCTACATTTTCGGCTCGGTGGTGAGTTCCCTCATTGCCCTGATGTTCGCCTTACCATTAGGGCTGGCGGTGGCCGTGATGACCAGCGAAAATCTTCTGCCCGCCCCAGTGCGGGTTCCCATCGCTTTTCTGGTGGAACTGATTGCTTCTATTCCCAGTGTAATCATTGGTCTGTGGGGAATTTTTGTCTTTATCCCTGTGCTAATGCCGTTACAAGTGGCATTGTTTGACTACCTAGGTTGGCTACCAATCTTTGGCACCGAGCCCTTTGGTCCGAGCATGCTGGCGGCGGGATTGGTGCTGGCGGTGATGATTATTCCCACCATCGCCTCTATTAGTCGGGATATTTTACTTTCTGTTTCCCCCAGCCTCCGCAGTGCGTCCATGGCCCTGGGATCAACTCGGTGGGAAACTATTTGCCTAGTTATTTTGCCCTCTGCTAGTTCGGGGATTGTCGGTGCCACTATTTTGGCCCTGGGTAGGGCCCTGGGAGAAACCATGGCAGTAACAATGGTGATTGGAAACTCTAATATTATCTCTGCTTCCTTGTTGGCACCGGGGTACACTATTCCCTCGGTGTTGGCTAATCAGTTTGCCGAAGCAGTGGACGAGCTCCACATCGGCGCTTTGATGTATTTAGCTTTAATTCTGTTTGTTATTACCCTGGGCATTAACAGTCTGGCGGTATTAATGGTGGCAACTATTCGTCGCCAAGGGGAGGGACAGTAA
- the pstB gene encoding phosphate ABC transporter ATP-binding protein PstB — protein MTNLSGSMPSSIEKGLQPAIRVEGLGFYYGTKKVLEGVTMTIPVGRVTAMIGPSGCGKSTLLKAFNRIAELEGRVKVTGTVEFLGQNIYDPKVNINSLRREVGMVFQRPNPFPTSIYDNIVYGVKLCCRASRGELDEIVERSLTRAVLWDEVKDSLKKSALGLSGGQQQRLCIARALAVNPKVLLMDEPCSALDPISTLKIEELIKSLREKVTITIVTHNMQQALRVSDYTAFFNTDESRIGQLVEFDSTQSIFSSPQETQTRDYVAGRFG, from the coding sequence ATGACTAATTTGTCCGGTTCAATGCCTAGCTCAATCGAAAAGGGTTTACAGCCCGCCATCAGGGTTGAAGGTTTGGGATTTTATTACGGTACCAAAAAAGTGTTAGAGGGGGTAACCATGACCATCCCCGTTGGTAGGGTCACCGCCATGATTGGGCCTTCTGGCTGTGGTAAATCAACTTTACTCAAAGCATTTAACCGCATCGCCGAACTGGAGGGCAGAGTAAAAGTAACCGGGACAGTGGAGTTTTTGGGGCAAAATATTTACGATCCCAAGGTCAATATCAACAGTCTACGCCGGGAAGTTGGTATGGTCTTTCAACGGCCCAATCCTTTTCCCACTAGTATCTACGACAACATTGTCTATGGGGTGAAGCTCTGTTGCCGGGCTAGCCGGGGAGAACTGGATGAAATTGTGGAACGCTCCCTCACTAGGGCTGTGTTATGGGATGAGGTCAAAGATAGTTTGAAAAAGTCCGCTTTGGGTCTGTCGGGAGGACAACAGCAACGGCTATGTATTGCCAGGGCCCTGGCAGTTAATCCCAAAGTACTACTAATGGACGAACCCTGTTCTGCCCTGGATCCCATTTCCACCCTCAAAATTGAGGAGTTGATCAAGAGTTTGCGGGAAAAGGTGACTATCACCATTGTTACCCACAATATGCAACAGGCTCTGAGGGTATCCGATTACACGGCTTTTTTTAACACTGACGAAAGTCGCATTGGTCAGTTGGTGGAATTTGATAGCACCCAGAGTATTTTCTCTAGTCCCCAGGAAACCCAAACCAGGGATTACGTGGCCGGCAGATTCGGCTAA
- a CDS encoding GNAT family N-acetyltransferase, with product MTDNDPLNLRPTQVEDLTRILPLVEAFYQHFSYPFSQTEKAQTLRELWNNPDRGCFWLIEQDQGVVGYVYVSFYFSLEFGGRTAFIDELFISSDRRGQGIGSRIIELVEGECRKLNLKALHLESERSNERATVLYKRMGFVDYDRRLLTKHLNDC from the coding sequence ATGACTGATAATGACCCGCTTAATCTTCGTCCCACCCAGGTGGAAGATTTGACTAGAATCTTACCCTTGGTTGAAGCATTTTATCAACATTTTAGTTATCCATTCAGTCAAACGGAAAAAGCTCAAACTCTACGAGAACTTTGGAACAATCCCGACAGAGGTTGTTTTTGGTTAATTGAGCAAGACCAAGGCGTTGTCGGTTATGTGTATGTTTCCTTTTATTTCAGCCTCGAATTTGGTGGCAGAACTGCTTTTATTGATGAATTATTTATTTCATCCGATCGCCGTGGTCAGGGAATTGGTTCACGCATCATTGAACTAGTGGAAGGGGAGTGCCGAAAGCTCAATCTCAAAGCACTACATTTAGAGTCGGAACGCAGTAATGAAAGGGCCACAGTTTTGTACAAAAGAATGGGTTTTGTCGACTATGATCGTCGTTTACTAACTAAACATTTGAATGATTGTTAA
- a CDS encoding DUF2973 domain-containing protein has product MALSGVAIEQLGKISVLHLIYILAFTVIAFLAVSNLIRSLISVSMGSQRTPPNSFSRRFGQSSHPELFDNQGMPISEPLLVMRSVNVDDAREKLNAIFDASPSVTVQEGEDEK; this is encoded by the coding sequence ATGGCGCTCAGCGGGGTCGCCATCGAACAATTGGGGAAAATTTCAGTGCTGCATCTTATCTATATTCTGGCCTTCACGGTGATTGCCTTCCTTGCTGTTAGCAACCTAATTCGGAGCTTAATTTCCGTCAGCATGGGTAGCCAGCGCACCCCGCCCAACAGTTTTTCCCGTCGTTTTGGCCAAAGCAGTCACCCAGAATTGTTTGACAATCAGGGTATGCCCATCAGCGAACCCCTATTGGTAATGCGCTCCGTTAATGTGGACGATGCCAGGGAAAAGTTAAACGCCATTTTTGATGCGTCCCCCAGCGTTACCGTCCAGGAAGGGGAAGACGAGAAGTAA
- the pstA gene encoding phosphate ABC transporter permease PstA: MKNAAPSSLLTPLSLFRNGFAWVMGGLSFTLTLVALLPLLAILAAIIQRGLPTLSWEVFIHLPAPVGIEGEPNGFANAIVGTLTMVGLGALFSVPLGVMTGVFLAEFAAGSAIANGVRFVTVILSSVPSVIVGVFAYGVLVITTKQFSAYAGGLALGVIMTPIIALTTEEALKLVPIQYRLGSAALGGSKWETTVKTVIPCAIPAITTGVLLAVARAAGETAPLMFTALFSQFWQEGLMAPTPSLPVLIYNYASSPFEEQNAIAWTASLVLLMLVLIINLFSRLLIRRRF, encoded by the coding sequence ATGAAAAATGCAGCCCCCAGTAGTCTGCTTACTCCCCTATCCTTGTTCCGTAATGGTTTTGCCTGGGTGATGGGGGGGTTATCCTTTACCCTAACCCTTGTAGCCCTTCTGCCTTTGTTGGCAATTTTGGCCGCCATTATCCAGCGTGGTTTACCCACCCTTTCCTGGGAAGTGTTTATCCATCTGCCGGCTCCGGTGGGGATAGAAGGGGAACCCAACGGTTTTGCCAATGCCATTGTGGGTACTCTGACCATGGTGGGTTTAGGGGCTCTTTTTAGTGTTCCCCTAGGGGTGATGACTGGCGTATTTTTAGCGGAGTTTGCGGCCGGTTCGGCGATCGCCAATGGGGTACGTTTCGTCACCGTGATCCTGAGCAGTGTACCCTCGGTAATTGTGGGGGTGTTCGCCTATGGGGTACTGGTTATTACCACCAAGCAATTTTCGGCCTATGCTGGCGGCCTCGCTTTGGGGGTAATTATGACTCCCATTATTGCCTTGACCACAGAAGAAGCCCTCAAGTTGGTGCCCATACAATACCGTCTAGGCTCCGCCGCCCTGGGAGGCAGTAAATGGGAAACCACAGTCAAAACGGTCATTCCCTGTGCCATTCCCGCCATTACCACTGGGGTTCTGTTGGCCGTGGCTAGGGCCGCCGGGGAAACGGCTCCTTTGATGTTCACCGCTCTATTTAGTCAGTTTTGGCAAGAGGGATTAATGGCCCCCACCCCGTCTCTTCCTGTACTGATTTATAACTACGCCAGTTCTCCCTTTGAGGAGCAAAATGCCATTGCCTGGACCGCTTCCCTTGTACTATTAATGCTGGTTTTGATCATTAACCTATTTTCCCGCTTGCTGATCCGTCGGCGCTTTTAA
- the pstS gene encoding phosphate ABC transporter substrate-binding protein PstS, with the protein MLSSFQKVATFSVVSVIVGFGGIGQAIAGTLNGAGASFPAPLYQRYFAEYKKATGNTVNYNSVGSGAGIRQFIGETVDFGATDAVPTSAQRQQMKRGVVMVPTAGGSVAVVYNLPGKKVQLSRIALGKIFTGELKTWNQIDSKLPNMPIRVVVRADGSGTTDIFTSHLSAINSTFRSKIGASQDPNWGFQVLKGPKNDGVAAMVKQTPGAIGYVQDTFARRNEGPNLQTAKVQNKAGQYVEPSLAEANKAISGAKFDANFVAEINDPASGYPIVGLTWLLVYQNNKNATVAKDIKALVRWILTTGQNHNTQLEYTKIPPAVAQRAIAAVDKIK; encoded by the coding sequence ATGCTTAGTTCATTTCAAAAAGTTGCCACCTTCTCAGTGGTTAGCGTCATCGTTGGTTTTGGTGGCATTGGTCAGGCCATCGCCGGTACTCTGAATGGGGCAGGGGCAAGTTTTCCTGCACCACTCTATCAACGCTATTTTGCAGAGTATAAAAAAGCCACCGGCAACACTGTCAATTACAACTCCGTTGGTAGTGGCGCTGGTATCCGTCAATTCATTGGTGAAACCGTGGATTTTGGCGCTACCGATGCGGTACCAACCTCTGCCCAACGTCAACAGATGAAACGGGGAGTGGTAATGGTTCCCACCGCCGGTGGATCTGTGGCAGTGGTTTACAATTTACCGGGTAAAAAAGTCCAACTTTCCAGGATAGCCCTGGGTAAAATTTTTACTGGGGAATTAAAAACTTGGAACCAGATCGATTCCAAGCTACCCAATATGCCAATTCGAGTGGTGGTAAGGGCCGATGGTAGTGGCACCACTGATATTTTTACCAGCCATCTCAGTGCCATAAATAGTACTTTTAGGAGCAAGATTGGGGCCAGTCAAGATCCCAACTGGGGCTTCCAGGTGCTCAAGGGGCCGAAAAATGATGGGGTGGCGGCCATGGTTAAGCAAACTCCCGGGGCGATCGGCTATGTCCAGGACACCTTTGCCCGTCGCAATGAAGGGCCAAATTTGCAAACAGCTAAGGTGCAAAATAAAGCTGGCCAGTATGTGGAACCAAGCTTAGCAGAGGCCAATAAAGCCATCAGTGGAGCTAAGTTTGACGCCAACTTTGTGGCGGAAATCAATGATCCCGCCTCCGGTTATCCCATTGTGGGTTTGACTTGGTTGTTGGTGTATCAAAACAACAAAAATGCCACCGTCGCCAAGGATATCAAAGCTCTGGTGCGCTGGATTTTAACCACAGGGCAAAACCACAATACCCAATTGGAATACACCAAAATTCCCCCAGCAGTGGCCCAACGGGCGATCGCCGCGGTAGACAAAATCAAATAG